The Spirulina subsalsa PCC 9445 region CATATTCATAAAGTATTTTTTTCTGTTCAATGTCCTTTAGATACATATCACATAAAAATTTAATATGTGATTCCTCTCGATTTTTAATTCTACAAGCGATTACTGTTTATATAGTTTGTTTTCAAATTCATAAGCAAACCTAACAGAGAATAAATTATTCTCTGTCCTTAATTCTCTCCCATAACTCAGAAATCGGTCTAGTTTTACCCTCTTTTACTTCTTGTAAAGCTCGTTTTAAACTAGCTTTAATTCTTGCTACAGGAGTATCATCTAGATCCGATTCGTTTTCTTCTGGTACCAAAAGAATCACTCTCACTCAACTGGGAGTATCAATCTCTAAGCTATCATCTAATAGCAATTGTTTTTGATCGTTAAGTGTTGCCATTACATCAAAAGCTTTCATGATCTGACCTCAACTCAATTTGAAATTCATCCCCTCACAGACTCATCCCCCACCAAGACATGAGATAAAAACATAAACCTGCACTGCCCAGCGGCACCGTCAGATTATCTAAACCAAAATTAGAGAAAGATTCTAACACCGTCGCGGCGATCGCAACCAATCCCGCAATACCCCACAATATCCCACAATTCCCATACACCGACACCAAAATACACAACGTCACCCCAAAACTCACCCCCAGCATCGTCAGGGAGCCTTCCCAACTCTTCCCATTCCCCCAAACCCGGTACTTATGTTTCCCCCAACGTTGCCCCACTAAAGCCGCCAATCCATCCCCCCAAGCCATCACCAGCACCCCAATCACCCCATAATAGGGCAACTGAGGAAAAAAAACCGCCACCAACAAGCCAATACTAATGGCATAGAAAAACGTCCCTAAACTTTGTCGCCCCACACTATTTAAACTGGGCAAAATCGGCAAAAAATAGGACACTAAAGCAATGAGAGAAGCCACAAAGGAAGCCCCCAAACCAATCCACGGGGGAACCTGAAGCCACCAAGCGAACAAGATCACATTGCCGGAGCCAATATGGACAATTTTCCGCGTAAATTCCGCCGTAGTATGAGAGAGACGGTTTAACCCCTCCGCCGTCACTACAATCACCAGTAAATAGCTTGAAACAAGGGCAATGGTAGCGAATTCACCGGGGGGAGATGGGAAGAAAGGCAGCAGAGACGACACAAGATAACCCTCACATTGGTTTGAGCCTACCGCTAAAATACCAGAAAGACATCATCTTTCTGAATCTACCTTTTGAACAATTATGTGGCTTAACCAACTGTTCGATCTCGCCAATCTCTTTGTTTTGCCCTTTTGGGCGTTGATGATTCTCCTCCCTAACTGGAAAATCACCCAAAACGTTATGAGTTCCGTTGTTCCCTTCGTTCCCCTCGCCGGATTATATATCTACTTTTTCGTTCTTTCTTTAAATCCCGATTCCCTCAACTCCTTTGCCGACACTAGCTTAAGCAATTTAAGCGTACTGTTTGGCAATGAACGAGTGATGGCGACGGGATGGGTGCATTATCTGGTGTTTGATCTCTTTGTCGGGCGCTGGATTTATTGGGAAGGACAGAAAACGGGAGTCTGGACTGTCCATTCCCTGATTTTGTGCCTCTTTGCGGGTCCGATGGGGTTATTGTCGCACCTCACCACCGCAGGATTAGTCAAGGTGTTGGGCAAAAAATCAGCAGAAACCCCTGTTGAGTCCACATCGGGTTAATCCATCCCGCATAATGGGAAAAAGATATTTTGATCGGGAGGTGAACTACCCCACCCTGCCGAGGCGGGAGGATGGAGCTTCCTGATTCAATGGGAAGTGATTTCTATACCGAAATATAGCCAGTCTTATCTTCCCTCCCCAGGCAGAAGTCCTAGTTCCGAAGACCCAAATTTTCTCTTGCAACACAGCCCTTTTTAGCTTGGTTTTCGCTTTGGGAGTTAGTGGTCAAGATATATTCATGTTAGCATGGATTCGCTGTCGCTCAGTATATTGCTGGGTTGCTATCCATCCCCTCCCTGCAAGCGAGGAAGGGGAATTCCGCAACATTTTTGTTAAATCATCATGCGAATGCTACACACTATGATCCGAGTTAGCAACTTAGAGGAGTCCCTCAAGTTCTACTGTGACATTTTGGGGATGAAACTCCTACGCCAAAAAGATTATCCGGGGGGAGAATTTACCCTAGCTTTTGTGGGTTATGGGGACGAGTCCGAGAACACGGTGATTGAGTTAACCTATAATTGGGGAACCGATCACTATGATTTAGGCAACGGTTTCGGTCACATTGCCTTGGGAGTGGATGATATTTACCAAACCTGCGAAACGATTAAAGCGCGGGGGGGGAAAGTTGTTCGGGAACCAGGGCCGATGAAACATGGTTCAACGGTTATTGCTTTTGTCGAAGATCCTAACGGTTATAAAATCGAGTTGATCCAAATTAGTAGTCAAGGGAAAGGGGCAGAAAAAGAAGTAGCAACAACGGCTCGTTAATGTAACGTATTCTGTTGGTCAAGAAGCCTTACCTTTGCTGCGCAACGCTGCACGTTCTCTACGAGACGCTACGGGAATCCGTTCGCGTAGCGTCCCGGGGGGATGGACAATCTGAATCGAACAATCTTGCTCCATAGATATTGAACCAAACTTGGTAAGACCGATTCAAATTGTTTTCAACTGTTCTCCTTATGACTTGGCTTAAGTGCGCGTCACGAGGATGCTAAACCCCGCGCTTGAGCGATTTCTCTGTCTCCAATTCCCCGTACTTGAGAACTCAGGAGAGAAACAATCGCAATGGTTTCTCCGGCAATCGTCATAAATTCTACTTCATAGCCCAAACCTTCTTGATGGACTAAGACAACAGTGCCTATATCGCCGGATTTTAAATCATAGTCCGGTAAATCTACGGGTGAACTACCCCGCCCACAAGGGGACGGGGCTTCCCAACTCAACAGCAACCGCCTCTACGGATGACTTACGCCCCCGCTTTGGTCTTACATTGCCTCCTTGGGCAGTATCGCTGGTTCCCAACGATAATATTCGTAAGCCTTCATCTCGAATATTGATAGCTGCATTTACGTCTCTGTCCTGTTGGGTTTGGCAATTGGGGCATTCCCAACTACGAACATCAAGAGGCAGACTATCAATCTGATTGAGGCATACATGACAAGTCTTACTGGACGGGAAAAACCGACCAATTTCTAGATAGGTTTTCCCGTCTTTTTCAGCCTTGTACTTTAACTGTCTGGTGAATTCTGACCATCCACAATCTGAAATCGCTTTGGCTAGATTGTGGTTTTTCACCATGTTTTTGACGGCCAGGTCTTCCACAACGATGACTTGGTTTTCGTTCACCAATTGGCGGGAGAGTTTGTGCTGGAAGTCTTTGCGAGTGTTAGCAATCCGCTCATGCACTCGCGCTACGATACGTTTTGCTTTAGCCCGACGCTTTGAACCCTTCTGTTTACGGGATAACTTTTGCTGCTTGCGTTTCAGGTTTTTCTCTCTCTTCTTGAGCGGTTTGGGATTATCAAATTTAGAACCATCAGACGTAATGGCAAAATGGGCTAACCCTAGGTCAATCCCAACCGCTTTACCTTGGCCGCTTATTTCAGGTTTAGGTAGTCCATCGTCAAAAAGCAAAGAGGCGGAGTATTTGCCCGTCCTACTCATGCTGACGGTAACGGTCTTCAGCTTACCATCAAAAACACGATGAAATTTTGCTTTGACATCACCGATTTTAGGCAATTTAATCGCTTTATCCAACAACTTGACGTGCTGCGGATACTGGATTGATTGCTTACCATGCTTGCTCTTGAAGTTGGGATATTGAGCTCTTCCCTCAAAGAAGCTGATAAACGCCCGAGAAAGATTCAGGGATACAGACTGGAGAACTTGGGAATAACATTGGGCCAACCAAGGAAACTCCTTTTTGAGTGCTGGTAAGCGGTCGTTATACCCCTGTCTTGACAATCCCTTCCCGGTTGCTTTGTAGGTTTCATTGTTCAGGTTTAGAGCGTAGTTCCACCACCTAGCACAGCCAAACGCCTTTGACAAGGCTACTTGCTGCTCAGTGGTTGGATAGATTCTGACCTTAACAACACTTCTCATTCTCCAAGTTTAACACAAAAAGGATTAATGGCAAGACCGATAGATTATTGTCAATCTGCGCGGCATTGAACCGCTTGATTGACTGGCCTTTCATCCCCACCCACGAGGGGATGGGGAGTTCCCGGCAATCTTTTTAAAACAACTCGGTCTAATTCACTAATCATGGGGTTCAAGATTTTAGGTGAATAAATCAAATCGAGCATCTCATCTTTGGCATTGATGTTGCTCTCTCGATTCATTCTTTTTCTTATCAGAGGAGAGTTTTTCAGCCAGCCTTAGATACTGTTGCGCCCCTTGAATGAGATCGCCCCCATAGACCCTCTGGTGTCTAGAAGAGAAACGAGAACCTCATTGCAGACCTTTCAAATAGTGTTGATAACGCTGTTCGGTTTGATCCAAGCTTAAAGATTGCGTCCAATACTCGACTAACGCATGACCAAAAGCCCAAGCTTCTTGGTCAGGGCGATCGCTACTGGCCAATAATAACGGCCAGAGGGCTAACAAATCAAAGGAGGGACTTTGGGCGTTCTTGCTCCCTAACAAACTATAGAGATCATAGGCTAGTTGTAACTTACCAATCACTACGGGTAATTGTTCCACGGGGATCTGTTCGGCGAGTAAATAGGCTAAGGTCGGGGATCCGGTGGTCAGGGTGGAGAGAAACTGAAGAATGGGGCTTTTAAGGAGGGCGGTGAGGCCTTGGGTGGTGGTCATTTGTAGGGTGTAACGGTCGATGAGTTTGGCGGTGGCGATAATCCGGGTTTCGCGATCGCGCAAAAAACGAGCCAGACGGATTTGTTGGGTGGGTGCGATCGCCTCCCACAGGGTCAGAGATAGCGCCTCTATATTCCAAGGGGCGCGCCCAGTCTGCCAATCTTGAGTCACCACAGGCAGGACTTGCCCACAAAACCCCGCCAACTGTTCCCCCCGGTATAGCGTCGCCTCCCGGATATTTTTTTCCTTGGGGCGATCGCCGTTTTGCCAATCATAGGGCGGCTCCCACTCCCGCAGAGGGCGCAACTTGTCTACCTGAGTCACGACCCCCAAAATAGGCAAATCCGAGGCTGTGGCGTGAATCTCCTGCAATAAATCCCCATCCATCTGTAACGCCGGGTCTAAGGCCGGAGTCACCAACAGCAACAAATCCGACTCCTGCGCCGCCTCCAACACCCAAGCCCGAAATTTAGGTTGGTTCACCTGTTCGTAACCCGGTGTATCCCACAAAATGAGACTATCCCCTTGGGGGGTTTCCCAGTGATAACGTTTAATTTGATCCGTACTGGGTAACACATCCACCTCCCCCTGTTGGGCTTCAAACAAGCTATTAATTAAGCTAGTTTTCCCCGCCCCCGTGCGCCCCATAAACAACAAATTCAAGGGCTTTTGGTCTAATTGTTCCGTCGGTTCTGCCGCCTCTAAAATCGCCTGTAAGGTGGTCGTTTTCGCCTTCGCCAGACTGGGGGTAGGAGAAGCCGTTGCTAGATTCGGCGCATCTTGTCCCCCATAGAGTGCCGCCGCTTGACGGGCTAAATTGCGCAGCGCCGTTTCTCGCACCATTTGCCCCAAATTGACCAAGAGTTGCTGAGTGGCCTTTTGATTCGTCCCCTGACTCGCCAGCCGGGCCGCCGCCGCCGCCGGATTGAGGAGCCATTGCGCCCAATTCCAGACCCGCCACACTTTCCGGGCAGAAGGTTCTAATTTTTGATAGAGAGCATAAGCTTGATAGGCTTGTCCCACCGTCACTTGATTTAAGGCCGGACTTAACTGTTCCATCCAACGGTCTACATCTTCAACGGTACTGCGCATTAAACCATAGGCTTGGGGAATGTAAATATTGAGGATGGGATATTGGACTTGGGGATGATAAACTTGCGCCACCTGCACCACCACCTCCCCACAACGTCCCCAAAAGGTCGCCATATCCTCCCAGAGCGGGCGATCGCCTTGAGCTTGGGCTAGAATATCCTCTAGGACTTGTTCCACCCGTTCTGATGCCTCATCCCGGCGTTCTGGGGTGAAGGTGGGCGAGTCTAGACTTTGTTCCCAAGCGACCAGGGGCGTTTCGAGGGAGCTAGGCAGGGATTTAGTCCAGCGCACTAATAACCAACGCCAGCCCACGAAAAGAAGCGTGAAAACCGCCCAAATCCAATTCAGCCCCCAATCATGGATTTGTGTTCCGGCCGCAATGAGCAGGAACAGAACCATCACCGTAATGGGCGTAATTAAAACAATCCATTGCCAAGGTTTAAGTCGCATGGTTTGAGTCCGGGGAACAGTTGATTCATTCTAACCATCAAAAAAATTAGCATCAAATCATCCAGCGCATTCCTAAACAACGTGGGAAGAGTTAGAGCCATGAAACCTGCTTATTTATTCGCCTGTGCCTTATCCTGCTGTTTAGTCGCAGCCCCCCCAATGGGCAAAGAATCTAGCTGGGCTGCCCTCAGCTTTACACAGCCTAGCTTTGCCGCTACTCCTAAGTTTAATCCGACAGAACAGACCCGGATTCAGGTGTACGAGAAAGCCAGTCCGGCCGTGGTCACGATTGACATGGGGAACGGTTCAGGGTCAGGGAGTATCATTCAGGAACAGGGCTTAGTTTTAACCAATCATCATGTGATATCTGGGGCGAGACAAGGGGTGGTTTTAGTCATCACGGCCGATGGTCAACGCCATCGTGGACAAGTGTTAGCCTTAGACCGTGGCAATGATTTAGCCTTAGTACAAATTATTGCCGACCGACGATTCCCCACTATTCCTTTAGCCACTTCCCGGGAGATTCGTGTCGGTCAGGAAGTTTATGCCATTGGGAGTCCTTTTGGCTTGGCGGGAACCTTCACCACAGGGATTTTAAGCCGCATTGCCCCCAACGGGGACTTACAAACCGATGCCGCCATTAATCAGGGCAATTCTGGGGGGCCACTCTTGAACTCCCAAGGCCACTTAATTGGGGTGAATAAGGCGATTTTAAGCACAGGGGGGGGCAATATTGGCATCGGCTTTGCCACCAGTGCAGAAGCGGCACAGGGCTTTATTAATCAACACCGCGATCGCATTGCCCAAGCCCGCAACGTCGCCGTTGAACTAGCCCGACAACCCCAACGACAACCCCAAGCGCGCCCCCCGGCTCCAAGTCGTGACAGTCGCCACAGTTTAGGCATTGCTATCACCTCTGATTTAGTCATCCAACAGGTTCACCAAGGTTCTCTGGCGGCTCGTTTGGGGTTACGACCGGGCGATCGCATTGTTGCCATTAACCGCCGTCGTGTCCATGATATTCGGGATCTCCTCTCCTTCCTCAATAGTCGTCCGGGAGGGGCTGAAATTACCTTTGCTCGCGATCGCCGTCTTGCCACCGTACAAATCCGTTTTTAAGATGTCCACTGCTCTCATTACAGGTGCATCCTTTGGCTTAGGGGCAGCCTATGCCCGCGCCCTCGCCCAGAGAAACTTTAACCTAATTTTGGTCGCCCGTTCTCAAGACCGACTCGAAGACCTAGGCACTCAATTGACCCGAGAATACGGGATTCAAGTCCTCGTTATTGCCCAAGACTTGACCGCCCCCGATGGGGTGGATCAGGTGCTGCAACAAGTGGAAACCCACCACTGGGCGATTGATTGGCTGATCAATAACGCCGGATTTGGTGATTATGGTCCTTTTGTTAAAAGCGATCGCCGCAAACAACAGCAAATGGTACAATTGAACATCGCCGCTCTAGTAGACATGACCCATCAAGTCCTGCCCCAAATGGTCGCCCGAAAACAGGGAGTTATTCTCAACATTGCCTCCATTGCTGCCTTTTGGTCCATGCCCTACCTCTCCCTCTATGCCGCCACAAAAGCCTTTGTTCTCCAGTTTAGTGAGGCACTCTGGGCGGAAAATCAAGATCAAGGGGTGTTGGTAACAGCCATCTGTCCCGGACCCACGCAAACCCGCTTTTTTGAGGTTGCCGGGTTTGACCCTCGCCTCCGTCCTGACCAGTCCCAAAACGTCGCCACCCCGGAATCCGTTGTCGCGGCCACTTTAAGGGCTGTGGAACGGCAAGACCCTGTGATTGTGACAGGTTGGGCGAATAAGCTTTTAATCAATGTACCGCGCTTTCTACCTCGGGAATGGTTAGTTAAGGTCATTGAACCCCAATTTCGTCCGCCGACGTGAGGGACAATTTTTGATCAATTAGTATGAGTAATAAAGAGGATTAGTTCGTGGCTAAACCATCAGCAATGGGAAGAATTCTGACTGATTTAAAGGTTATTAATCGCATTGATCAAGCCAACGCCGAAGATGGTCGAATTCCATCAGATCAAGTGCGTTCCATCCAGCTCAAAAATGTTCTAGTTGATACTGGAGCAACAACCCTCTGTCTACCCAGTCAAGTGATTCTAACATTGGGGCTAAAACTTCTCAAAGAAGTCGATGTGGCAACCGCTAATGGCTTTAGCAAAGCCCGAATTTTTCAAGATGCTAAGATTGCTCTTATGGGACGAGAAGGCACGTTTGAGTGCTTAGAACTGCCCGGTGGTAGAGATCCGTTGCTCGGGGTTATTCCTCTTGAAGCTCTGGGCATTGAATTGGATTTACAACATCAACAGCTAAGACTGTTGCCTGATGAATCGAGGGAAACTTATTTAACGATTTTGTCCTGTTCCATTGACACTCCCCAACCTAAAAGCGACTCAGCACCGTCCTACAGTATGGGTGCTTTCTAGAAAACAGAATCCTTATCCCGGATTATTCCCCTAATGGCAAACTATACCAAGCATGAGTGACTAATTCACTCAGCCAACGTCGTTGAGCGCCATCGAGCAGGTTATGATCAGTCAAGACCTCTGCCGTGAGATCGGAGAGGGATTTTCCTTGGGCGCGGGCAATTTGGATCACTCCGGCGATCGCCGCCGCGACTAACTCCTCATTCACCGGACGGTGCTGGAGGGCTTGCATTTCTTCTGAACTCTTAGGAATGGGATAATTCATGGCGAATCCTGATTCACCCTAGTGATTTAACAACAAATCGGCAACGGCAACAGTGTAAACTTTCTTTAACACATTTTAAGGATTTTACGACTTTGTGATCCTTAAGTAATCCCCACGCTCTGGTTAGTGAAAAGAACCCCGATGAAAGAACTCCTGTATATTGAACTTCCGACACCGGAAACTCAAGCGGTGTTAGCTTGGCTCCATGACCAATGGCGGCCAGAACTTGGACAGAAACTTAACACTCCCGATGGTGTTCGCTGGCAATTCCCCCACAAATCTTCACAACCGGGGGAAAGGATTCCAGAAACTGAACTCTCCATTTTCCTCTGGTCAGTCCAGCGTACCACCTACCTTAAGGTGTTTCGTTGGGGGAAAATCCCCCTACCCCAAGAACGTCGGCTGTTAGGGAAGCTGGAAGCGGATCTCAGACAACAATTCCCGCAACGCTATCCAGCGCCGCCGGATATCGATCTGAGTCAACAGTCTATTTTTAGCGCCCTTGCGCCCTACTACCCCCAAACGGTGCATTTTTTCCAGAAAATGCCCCAAGGGGAACAGGATTTACAACGGGCTTACTGGTGGGAGAAGCGCTGGCGGGAAAGTGTTTGCACCCCACAAAATCCGAAATCGGTTGTTTTTCCCTTAACCAACTCTCAAACCCTTGCCCCCGAATATGACCTAATTTATATCGGAGGGGCGTTAGGGGTCATTCATGCCGCCGTGATGGCTGGGCGGGGCTACAACGTCCTTGTAGTGGAACGTCTGGGCTTCGGTCGCATGAACCGAGAGTGGAATATTTCTAGGGCAGAGTTCCAGAGTTTAATCGATTTGGGACTCTTTACACCGGATGAGTTTGAGTCCATTATTGCACGAGAATATCGGGATGGGTTCAGTAAATTCTTTGATGGCAATAATCCCCCCCATTTAAAAGCCAATATTCTCTACACGCCAACGGTGTTAAATATTGCGGTGGATTCGGGGAAATTATTAAAACTCTGTGGCGAAAAGTTAAGGGCGGCCGGGGGCGAAATTTGGGATTTTACGGAATTTTCTCGGGTGGAGATTGGGGAAACGGGGGTACAAGTCCACACAACGGCGTTGGAGACGGGGATGACTAAAACGGTGACGGGACGCTTGCTGATTGATGCGATGGGGACGGCTTCGCCCATTGCTTGGCAACTCAACGGCGGACGGGCTTTTGATAGTGTCTGTCCGACGGTGGGGGCGGTTTTATCGGGGATTTCCCCCCAAGTTTGGAATCCTGAATATGGGGATGTGCTGAACTCTCATGGGGATATTTCCCGCGGCCGCCAATTGATTTGGGAGTTGTTCCCTATTGAGGAGGATAATTTAACCCTCTATCTGTTCCACTATCACCAAGTTAACCCAGAAAATCCGGGGTCGTTGTTGGAGATGTATGAGGACTTTTTCTCAATTTTGCCGGAATATCGACGCTGTGACCCGGAACAGTTGGTCTGGAAAAAGGCGACGTTTGGCTATATTCCGGGTCATTTTACGGTGGGAGGAGGCGATCGCAAGGTGGCGTTTGATCGGCTATTAGCGATTGGGGATGCGGCTTCCCTACAATCCCCCCTGGTGTTTACCGGATTTGGCTCTCTGGTGCGCAATTTAGGCCGTCTCACCCATTTATTAGATGTTGCCCTCCAACAGGATTTACTCCAAGCCCAACACTTGAACCAAATCCGCGCCTATCAGAGTAATATCGCGGTGACTTGGCTCTTTTCTAAGGGGATGATGGTACCGACGGGGCAAATTCTACCCCCAGAACGGATTAATGCCATGTTAAACACCTTTTTCGGCTTGTTGGCTAATGAACCCTACGAGGTGGCGGATACGTTTATTAAAGACCGTTTTAACTGGCTGACGTTTAACCGTTTGGCACTAAAGGCGGCGTTTATGAATCCGGCGCTCATTCCTTGGATTTGGGAACAGGCCGGGGCAAAGGATTTTATCCGTTGGCTGGGCAGTTATTTCTGGTTTGGGCTAGATTCCCTCATTGCTTGGGCGTTTCGCGGTTGGTTGCCTCAAGTTTTAGCAGGGCTGCAAGGGTGGTTAGAGCCGAATTATCCGGGGCTGTGGCTGCGGTTGTTGAGTTTTAGCTACAGTTTAACGGGGGTGGGAGATTCCCCCCATTTTGCCTTGGACCAACAACAGCAGGCGCTACGCCGTCAACAGAAGGCGAACGCACTGCCCCCGGAAGTGGAATTAAGCCGCTAATAATGGTCGCTCCGGAGTAGTTCTCACGGAGCGACCAATGGCAGAGGCAACGGGTTGTAAACGGTGGACGAGGGCGACCATATCTTCTAGGGAGAGGGCTTGACGAGCATCAGAAATGGATTTTTCGGGTTCGGGGTGGCACTCAATGATTAACCCATCGGCTCCACAGGCGATCGCCGCCTTCGCCAAGGGAGCGACTAATTCCCGCTTCCCAACGGCGTGGGAGGGGTCTACAATCACGGGTAAATGGGTGAGTTGTTTCAGGGCAACTACAGCCCCGAGATCCAAGACATTACGAGTGAAATTATCGAAGCTGCGGATTCCCCGTTCACATAACACGACTTGGGGGTTGCCATGACTCAAAATATATTCCGCCGCCCCTAGGAATTCCTCAATGGTCGCCGCTAATCCTCGCTTGAGTAGGATGGGTTTTCCGGCCTGGCCGAGGGCTTTGAGGAGGTCGAAGTTCTGCATATTGCGACTGCCAACTTGCAGCATATCGGCAACCTCGGCGAGTTCTTCAATTTGTGCGATCGCCATCACTTCCGTAACCACCGGAATCTGGTGCTGCCTACGCACCCGCGCTAAAATGTCTAACCCCTCATGACCTAACCCTTGGAAGGAGTAGGGCAGGGTGCGAGGCTTATAAACGCCGCCCCGTAACGCTTGGACAGGAGCGGCGCTCAGTGTTTCAGCTACGGTGTCCATTTGTTCCTGACTTTCCACCGAACAAGGCCCGCCAATAATCACCACTTCTTCCCCCCCGAATACCACCTCAGAGGACAGGGAAACTAAGGTCATATCGTGGTCGTGTTGTTTAGCAATCAGTTGAGTCTGAGACATGGTGTGAACCTTCCTTAAAGCATGAATAATGAAACAAAAAAAGCTCGGAATCACAGTCCGAGCAAGAGGGAGAGACAACAGGATCTACGCTCGGACTATCCAGTAGGCCAAGTAAAATAAAAACCAAAAAACCAACAAGGAGCAGCGATGATCATAGGTGTCTCTGTGATGAACGGGTGTTTGGGGATAACCCCCTAAAAAGCAAAAAACCGCAGACTCTTTAGAGTGCTTGCGGTTCACCGAGTTTTCCCTTTTGCTTTCGCCAGCTTAAACGGGACTCACCCTCGGTGAACCTGTCTAAACCAAAAATAAAAGTAGCTCGCGCTGGGGAAATTCATCTAGGAAACTGGTGATTTTAATAAGTTGAATGGAAACTTGCTAGGTTGTTAATTCCAGAGGAGGTTAATTCCGGGTGTTGTTGATTCCAGAAACTCCACCCTAGATATTTAAACCTAGACTGCCTTGAAGGGAACTTAGTTCCCCACTGGCAATATAACCCTATCAGATTGGTTGAGCAAAGTCAACCGGGAATTAATCAACTCCTCACTTGGATTAACAAAGCCGTCCAAACAAAATTAGGGTTGTAATAGGATTCGACCACAGCCACGCGATAGCAGAGGGTTTCCTCCCCCACCGGAATCAACAAATGATCTCCCGTTCGCGGCACAGCATTATAGGCTGTGATGTAGGCCTCGGAACTATGGGGAACTTGCTCAAAAATATAGCGATCGCGATTAATCCCTTTGCGATAGTCGTGAGTCCTCTGTTTTTCACCCCAACGGGGAACAGATAAGCCCAACTTCTCAAAAGGTGTTTTGCTGGTCAAAGAGGATAAAGAATTCAGAAAGGTCATAATAGAAGTTGAGTCTCGGTGCAGTCACTGATTTCAGCCTAACAACTACAGCCTACAAACTGCCACTCCTCTTTGCCCTCCTACAATTGGCTGATTAGGGTTTCCCTTCCCACTCATC contains the following coding sequences:
- a CDS encoding NAD(P)/FAD-dependent oxidoreductase; translated protein: MKELLYIELPTPETQAVLAWLHDQWRPELGQKLNTPDGVRWQFPHKSSQPGERIPETELSIFLWSVQRTTYLKVFRWGKIPLPQERRLLGKLEADLRQQFPQRYPAPPDIDLSQQSIFSALAPYYPQTVHFFQKMPQGEQDLQRAYWWEKRWRESVCTPQNPKSVVFPLTNSQTLAPEYDLIYIGGALGVIHAAVMAGRGYNVLVVERLGFGRMNREWNISRAEFQSLIDLGLFTPDEFESIIAREYRDGFSKFFDGNNPPHLKANILYTPTVLNIAVDSGKLLKLCGEKLRAAGGEIWDFTEFSRVEIGETGVQVHTTALETGMTKTVTGRLLIDAMGTASPIAWQLNGGRAFDSVCPTVGAVLSGISPQVWNPEYGDVLNSHGDISRGRQLIWELFPIEEDNLTLYLFHYHQVNPENPGSLLEMYEDFFSILPEYRRCDPEQLVWKKATFGYIPGHFTVGGGDRKVAFDRLLAIGDAASLQSPLVFTGFGSLVRNLGRLTHLLDVALQQDLLQAQHLNQIRAYQSNIAVTWLFSKGMMVPTGQILPPERINAMLNTFFGLLANEPYEVADTFIKDRFNWLTFNRLALKAAFMNPALIPWIWEQAGAKDFIRWLGSYFWFGLDSLIAWAFRGWLPQVLAGLQGWLEPNYPGLWLRLLSFSYSLTGVGDSPHFALDQQQQALRRQQKANALPPEVELSR
- the aroF gene encoding 3-deoxy-7-phosphoheptulonate synthase, whose protein sequence is MPSFFCFIIHALRKVHTMSQTQLIAKQHDHDMTLVSLSSEVVFGGEEVVIIGGPCSVESQEQMDTVAETLSAAPVQALRGGVYKPRTLPYSFQGLGHEGLDILARVRRQHQIPVVTEVMAIAQIEELAEVADMLQVGSRNMQNFDLLKALGQAGKPILLKRGLAATIEEFLGAAEYILSHGNPQVVLCERGIRSFDNFTRNVLDLGAVVALKQLTHLPVIVDPSHAVGKRELVAPLAKAAIACGADGLIIECHPEPEKSISDARQALSLEDMVALVHRLQPVASAIGRSVRTTPERPLLAA